AAGGATGGCGGCTAATTCAAAATCCAAACTCTTTGATTGGTCAACTTCTCAAAGCTCTTTATTTTCCTCAGAGTAATTTCTGGGAGGCTTCCCTTGGTTCCCAACCATCTTATGCATGGAGAAGCATCTTGCAAGGCAGAGACATTCTTAGAACTGGTATCAAAAGGCATATTGGGAATGGTTTATCTACCAATATATGGCTGGACCCGTGGTTGTTGGATGAGGATTTGACTGCCTACTCCTTGGACAGAGTGACTCTTATGGCTGATCTCTTTGAATCTCCAGGTGTGTGGAACTCTGTTTTATTAACAGAATTATTTCCTATTCATATTGTGCAGAAAATTCTTGCTATTCCTCTTAGTCCCCGGAACCATGAAGATAGGTGGATTTGGGGTGGTGACAAGAAAGGTCAGTTTACGGTTAAATCCGCCTACCATGTAGCCCGGAATCGGATTCTCACTGATCATTCTACTACACCTAATCCAAGTGCTTCTCTTTGGCGTCGGTTATGGAACTCCCCAGTTCCAGGTAGCGTCAAGGTTTGTGCATGGAAAGCAGCTTCTAATGTTCTTCCTACTCGGAGTAGGCTTAGCGAACGTGGTATTGATTTGGATACCCAATGCCCACTCTGCGATGAAGAAGTTGAGACTCCTATCCATGCAGTTCGTGATTGTCCCCATGCTATAAGTTTGCTTCAGGGAGCCAACTTGCCATTAGTTTCGAGTCCCACAACTGTTACAGATTGGCTTTCGTTTGTCTCTTTGTCAACCCCTCAGTTTTTTGCTTCTACACTTATGATTCTCTGGGCAACTTGGCGGAACAGGAATGCCAAGGTTTAGGAGGGTGACTTTAAGGAAGCATCCCAGATTGTTCCGATGGTTTTGGGTTGGTTTGAAGATTATAAAGCGGCTCATATGACCCCCCGTTTGGGTTTGGTTAGTAGGTCGGTTTCTAAGTGGAAGAAACCCCCAGTAGGCTTTGTGAAATTGAATGTTGACGCTAGCTATGATCACACGTCGTGTCGGGCAGGCTTAGGTGGGGTGTTCCGCCACCATAACAGGGCGTTTCTCCATGGATTTCGGCACATTATTATAACTGCTAACTCGGCTCGACATGCGGAACTTCTagctttggtgttgggagtgcAGCTCGCTATTGATCATTCTCTTACACCTTTAATAGTGGAGACTGACTGCTTGGATCTGGTGTCTGcactttcctcttcctcgcTGGACTTTTCGGACTTGGGATTTCTGTTGGCCGACCTGCGGATCTTGTTGCACGAAGCACAGGGAGCTCGGGTCGTTTAGGTCGGAAGGCAAGCCAATGGGGTGGCTCATATCTTGGCTCAAGATGCCAAATATGCTGATTTTCAAGTAGATTTCTTTTCATGTATTCCTCTGTCTGTAGAGGCTAGTTTAATCTATGATTGTAATGATTCTCAATCAATGAATTAGTCTTTcatttccctcaaaaaaaaaaaactataattttgttttattttgctcTACCTACCCGCTCCAAATGGTTTCCATGATCCAACAATAAGTTTTATTTCTATAACACGTATGAATGATCTAAAATCATATTTCAAAATTTATTGAGACTCTAAAGATAATAcatcgctttttttttttacccaattcatatatgaaaaattaaaggagataaaaataaataaaaaatggtgCATTACTTATTTAATTGTCAAGAGTCTCGATATTGTATTGttttgcagaaaataatttcTCCAAAAGGTCAATCTTGTCAATCTTCTCTACCTTCTCGCTCCACTCATGCAATCTTGTTCTTCCATTTGCGGTTGGATCTCAACGGGGTTTTGAAGGTTTTTGACAAATGGTGCTGCAATACTTGAGGATACAAGTTGAAGTGTTGGATTGCTTATACTGGATTTGCTATTGATGGTGGCTATATCATTATCACGATCAGTGGGGAGGGACTTTTTCTTACAACTTCTCCCTTGGTTGGTAGCTTGCTCAGTGATTGATCCAGGAAAATTGTGATGGCGGCGATGGTTGCCAGCAAGGGATGGGAAGGTGTCGCAAGTATTGGTGATGGTGGCAGCGATTGGTTTGCAAGGGTTTTCTAGTGGGCTACGGCTTTCTAAATTTTCTACATTAGGTTGGGCTAGGGTTTGGGTCTCTTTGGGCCATAACTTTTGCCTAGTTTAGGGTTCGTTTTTTGCAGCCAGTAAGATTGAATTTCAACTTTCTAGATATTAGGTTGTTTTTATTACTTGTAGGCTCGTTCGAATAAACAAACTTAGTGGAACTAACGAGTGGTGTTAATCACGTCTTCTGTTTTCTTGGGCTAGAGACATGTACCAAACCTTGGAGTTGATATAATCGCCATTTCCGTCGGCTACTAATGATAGTTATCTCttatcttaaaaaaaataaaaaataaaaagtcaaaacTATCTGTCCTATACTATATTCAAAAGAACCCACTTTGTTTGCCAAAatgaacataaaaaaaatactcaAATACACGCACATTATAGATTATCATTAAATTAAAGTTTAATAAAAGGTGATGCTTTTCACACaaccattttctctattcacacaccctctcTATTTAtctattattttaatttatttatttttatgtattactctaactaccctcccttacaagtttgtttctttttcttttttctattagGGTCTGGTGGTGGTGGGATGAAAGTGGAGGCGATAGGGGTAGTGAAGGAGCCATACTCTGATACCAGATGATAGAAGCTACAATTAAAACAAAGGAAATTTGATTCAATTCATAATTCATTGATCATTTTCTGGTTACAAACAAAAggagaaattgaagcaaaaatTGACGCGTGGTCTAAGACCACTGTTGATTCATTTGTTCTTGTCTCTTTTGCCATTGGTTCTGGATTTGTTGAGCTTGGGCCGCATTAGGAGGTATTAAGTGGGCTTGCcgcattttcaaaaaaaaaaaaaaaaaaaaattgaagaaaaaacttGCCACTCTGTTGACAAAACTAACCTTCTCGTGATAATCAAGGGTATCACGTAATTTCCTCACCAAAAGGACGAGGCGGTTTCTGGTTTTATGAAATCTCCGGCTCTGTCCTCACTGTCCCCCCATTCCGGTAACcccgtttctctctctctctcttcccgttCTCAGAACCTTCTAGCTGAAATTAACGAAACGGCGCCGTAAGCTCTatctagggtttcaaaaccACCGCCCTCTCTCTACGATTCTCAGCACGATGATTTTCTCCAGCGGCGGACGCCTCCTCTCTCGCCCGGCTCGTTCCGCGTTCCAAAAGGTGAGAAACGCCTTATCAAACGAAGAAATCACCTCTCTTTTTTACAAAATTTGCTAtaaatttcttccttttttttggtTGATGAAGTCGATTTTTTGCTGTGTAGAGCgtaatttgggttaattatAATGGAAGAGCTGCGCTTAGGCACGAACCGCCGACGCCGCTTGGCGGCAATGCGGGCATTTCCGGCGGGTTAGGGCTTCTGAGGGGGTATTTAACTTATAGTGGAGCTGGGAAGCAGCTCGTTTCGAATACCTACATGTCTAATTTGAAATCGGCTCTTGCAAACCCTAGGACTCGTCGCCTGTTCTCCAGCGAAAGGCCTGGGAAGAAAAGTAAGACGTTTTTTTTGCCCAAAAGTTAGAGGAAAAGGTTCTCTTTGTTTATGTATTTTGATGCTTTGCATAGTGTATTTATTGTTTAATGGCTGTTGTTTAGATTACGAGAATTATTATCCGAAAGATAAGAAGGAAATTCCGAAAGGGAATGATCAGAAATCCGGGTCGAAAGGTGAAATAaattttctgttttcagttctGTGTGTTTTGAGCAAGTGCTAAACATTATGTAACTCTGCCTCATTAGtttcaaattttctttttcagaagGTGCTGGTGATCAGGGGAATGCCCAGGGAAATTTTTCAAAGCAGATTCAAGATTTAATCACTCCTTTATTGTTCATGGGATTTATTTTCATATCGTTATTC
Above is a genomic segment from Rosa chinensis cultivar Old Blush chromosome 3, RchiOBHm-V2, whole genome shotgun sequence containing:
- the LOC112194142 gene encoding uncharacterized protein LOC112194142, giving the protein MVLGWFEDYKAAHMTPRLGLVSRSVSKWKKPPVGFVKLNVDASYDHTSCRAGLGGVFRHHNRAFLHGFRHIIITANSARHAELLALVLGVQLAIDHSLTPLIVETDCLDLVSALSSSSLDFSDLGFLLADLRILLHEAQGARVV